AAAGTACATAAGTTGTAGTGTTTAACAGTGTATAATTCTCCTCTGCCGTCCATAAAAGAAGAAAACGGAAAAACCCAAATTCAATATGACAACTGACCTAAACTACTAAAATGGTATAACTATTGTCTAATATCCATAACTCCGGATATGATGAGGTGAAAATTTTCGTTTTATCGAAGGGATCCCAAATGCATAGGGGAAGAAAGCCCTAGTAAACTAATATCCCATCCAAGTAAGTTACATTATAATAAGACCAAATTTCGGGTTAATACAATATCTAATTAGGAATCTTTCTTTTAGCGGAAGGGTAATATCCGGTACAGCTAACGGTTAAAAAACTAGCAAGGGCCGGCTAACTTAAGCAGTAGACTATAAATAGGAAGAAAATGTGTTAGGGTCTCCACAATACAGGAAACCATGGGTTCAAATGGAAACTTTCTAGACAATGAAGAGGCACCCACTTATGCTCCATCAATTCCAGTTCCTAATGTTCAAGAGCTGGTGAGGAAGGATCCTTTGCAGGTTCCACAAAGATATGTTAGGGAAGTGGAAGATAGGCCAAAAGATACTGATACGTCATATCTTTCTTCAGTTATTCCTGTCATTGATTTGTCTTTGCTGTTTATGGGAAACAATGAGGAGCTAACCAAACTGGATCTGGCTTGCCTAGAATGGGGTTTCTTTCAGGTATGTATTGTTAGTGAAAGAATATGCAGGGTAGGGTGTAAAAAATGAACAATATTTCAAGTATGACAAAGATAAGTTGGCTGCCTTTTTAGAGTTACAATTGCTGGATTTTTGGCAGGTGGTAAATCATGGAGTTGCAAAGCAAGTATCGCAGAAAATGAAGGATGCTGCAGCTGAGTTTTTTGAGCTTTCACTAGAAGAGAAAAACAAGTATGCCATGCCCTCAGACGATATACAAGGGTATGGGCATGCATATGTCGTTTCCGAAGATCAAATACTGGACTGGTCGGATGCACTCATACTTTTGGTTCACCCCTCACATTATAGGAAGCTCAAGTTTTGGCCCAATTCACCAAAAGGGCTCCAGTATGTATTCAGATGATATGGCCAAACCATAGCACTTGCATTTTCCAGTCGTATTTTCTCTAtgttaattcaaatatattgtCATATAGGGAAATCATAGAAGAATATTCAAATGCAATCCGAAAAGTTGCAACTGAGCTCTTTCAATCATTTTCTCTGATCATGGAAATGGACAAGGAAGCTCTGCTTGGACTGCATAAACAATTGGTGCAAGCTTACAGAGTGAACTACTACCCTCCCTGCTCCAAACCGGACCAAGTACTAGGTGTTAGCCCACATTCAGACACAAGCACTATAACCATACTTATGCAGGAAGATGATGTGTGTGGATTGCAGATTAAGCATAACAACGAGTGGGTTCCGGTTAATTCAATCCCAGATGCACTGGTGGTGAATGTCGGCGATGTCTTTGAGGtaaataaaacatgttttcattgGTGTTGGTGTAAGCAAAGACAAAATTTGAGCTggctcttttattattttactttgtatGTCAGATATGGAGTAATGGCAAGTACAAGAGTGTTGAGCACAGAGCAGTTGCGAATTATAATAAGGCAAGAATTTCTTATGCATCATTCCTGTTTCCGCACGATGAGGTAGAGATTGGGCCCCTAAGTCACATGGTCGACTCAAAAACAAAACAGCAGCTTTTTAAAAAAGTGAGATATGGGGAGTATTTGAGAAGCTCcatgaataaaaaaatggagGGCAAAGCACATACCC
The sequence above is a segment of the Gossypium raimondii isolate GPD5lz chromosome 4, ASM2569854v1, whole genome shotgun sequence genome. Coding sequences within it:
- the LOC105780258 gene encoding protein SRG1; amino-acid sequence: MGSNGNFLDNEEAPTYAPSIPVPNVQELVRKDPLQVPQRYVREVEDRPKDTDTSYLSSVIPVIDLSLLFMGNNEELTKLDLACLEWGFFQVVNHGVAKQVSQKMKDAAAEFFELSLEEKNKYAMPSDDIQGYGHAYVVSEDQILDWSDALILLVHPSHYRKLKFWPNSPKGLQEIIEEYSNAIRKVATELFQSFSLIMEMDKEALLGLHKQLVQAYRVNYYPPCSKPDQVLGVSPHSDTSTITILMQEDDVCGLQIKHNNEWVPVNSIPDALVVNVGDVFEIWSNGKYKSVEHRAVANYNKARISYASFLFPHDEVEIGPLSHMVDSKTKQQLFKKVRYGEYLRSSMNKKMEGKAHTQMAKIEG